Proteins encoded together in one Hevea brasiliensis isolate MT/VB/25A 57/8 chromosome 16, ASM3005281v1, whole genome shotgun sequence window:
- the LOC110646055 gene encoding WRKY transcription factor 71 — MSNEKKNPSQYVPFYNNEQRGIPGSVFSFLSDNPSMNDQPTLIETLQGSDPLSMSFTDYLSMDYNTLSRAFNVPCSSSDVISPIQDYCSREISAPAAVTNENTSTPDSSSISSSSNDAATQQGPGKSKEKQQPKEYEDGKKKSNNKVSKTTKKEKRQRESRFAFLTKSEIDHLEDGYRWRKYGQKAVKNSSYPRSYYRCTSQKCTVKKRVERSFQDPSIVITTYEGKHNHQCPATLQANTAAGLLASTSSMARQSFPQELLARLLPPHDNINNQCDPTAPMFYQHLNAPQKQQQQQQLHLLPDYGQLQDFVPSTFLPKQHP; from the exons atgtcaaatgaaaagaaaaatccatcccAGTATGTTCCATTTTACAATAATGAGCAGAGAGGGATCCCAGGGTCAGTGTTTTCATTCTTGAGCGATAACCCATCAATGAACGATCAACCAACACTGATAGAAACCTTACAAGGCTCTGATCCCTTATCCATGAGCTTTACTGACTACTTATCCATGGACTATAACACTTTATCAAGAGCCTTTAATGTGCCTTGCTCATCATCTGATGTAATTAGTCCCATCCAAGACTACTGTTCAAGGGAAATCAGTGCACCAGCAGCGGTCACCAATGAAAACACATCCACGCCAGATTCATCATCAATATCTTCTTCATCTAACGATGCAGCGACCCAACAAGGCCCAGGCAAGAGCAAAGAAAAGCAGCAGCCAAAAGAATACGAAGATGGGAAGAAGAAGTCTAATAATAAAGT GAGCAAGACAACGAAGAAAGAGAAACGGCAAAGAGAGTCAAGATTCGCCTTCTTGACCAAGAGTGAGATTGATCACCTTGAAGATGGATACAGATGGAGAAAGTACGGACAGAAGGCAGTCAAGAATAGTTCTTATCCAAG AAGCTATTACAGATGCACCAGTCAGAAGTGCACAGTGAAGAAACGAGTGGAGAGATCATTCCAAGACCCATCAATTGTGATCACAACTTATGAAGGGAAACATAACCATCAATGTCCAGCGACTCTTCAAGCTAATACTGCAGCAGGACTTCTGGCATCCACATCATCCATGGCCCGTCAAAGCTTTCCTCAGGAGCTCTTGGCCCGCTTGCTTCCTCCCCATGATAATATTAATAACCAATGTGACCCTACTGCACCCATGTTCTATCAACACCTTAATGCCCCACAAAAGCAGCAGCAACAGCAGCAGCTTCATCTTCTTCCTGATTATGGCCAATTGCAAGATTTTGTTCCCTCTACCTTCCTCCCAAAACAGCACCCGTGA